ATGAACCTTAGCAGCTATTCTTGTTTTTTCACTGCTAAAAAAATATCTATCATCTTTGGCTAAATCATCAAATTCTTGCTCAAACTCATCTAAACTTTCATTTTGTTTTGAATCTTGCTTAAACTTGACAATCACATCTAAAGGCATAGTTCCACCTAACTCTTTATCTATAATCAATAAACCTTGTTTAATCCTAGAACTATCTTTAAAATAACTCACAAAGCTATTTTCTACTTTGATTTGTAAAATTCCATACAAAGCAAAAGCCACACAAAATAAACTTATGCCATAGATAACTTTTCTATGTTTTAAACTTGCATTTGCACAAAAACTTAAAAATTTCAACGAATTTTGATTAAGCTCTTTAAAATTTAGACGTGGGATTAATACCAAAATGCTTGCAAAATAAATATAAGCTAAAATCAAACTCACACTGATACCAAGACTCATCATAATACCAAGTTTGATAATAGGCTCAATATCTGAAAAAATAAAACTCAAAAACCCAACAACTGTGGTTAAAATAGCATAAAAACTAGGACTTGCTTTATCAAGTAAGGTTGAGAGTAAAAGCTTATAAACACTAGCTTTTGGGTGTTTATGTAAATTTTCTATAAAATGTACGATCAAATGTATCACAACAGAAACGGTGATAATAAGCACTAAAGCTACATAGTTTGAAGACACTACAGTAATATCAAAGCCCAAAAGTGCGAAAATCCCGCTTGAAGTAAAAAGCGAAACCACGCAAATTCCCAAAGCCAAAAACACCAAGTGCAAAGAGCCAAAAAACCACCAAAGCGCTATAAATAAAAACCCTATTAAGCTAAGACCATAAATTTTTAAATCACTTTTTACATAATTAATCATATCATTGGCGATCATTTCTACACCACCAAGGTGCAAAAAGTCTCCATTTTGACTATACTTAGATACTATTTTAGTAATTTCTTCTAATCTTTTTGCACTAAATTCTCTTGAGTTTTCTTGGTGTTTTTTAATCAAGACCCTGAAATACTCTTTTTCATTTTCATTGTGTGCATTATCCCTTGAATTAATCAAGTCATTATAAACAAGATCAGGCGCTAGATAAATCAAAATTCCCGTTGTTGTTCCATCTTTTGAGATGATATTGTTTTTATAAAAGGGTTGGTTTAAAATTTCTTTTTTAGCCAGATTAATATCCACATCTTGACTAAAAATATTAGGTATATTTTGGATAAGCTCTTTTAACTCTTTACCTTTAGAACTTGCAAGTAAAGGCGCATTGGCGATAGAAAATACCTTTTGCACACCATTGATTTTTTCTAAATCAAGAGTTAAGTTTTTTATAGTTTCTAAATTTTCTTTAGCAAAAATATCTTTATATTTAGGAGCAAAAGCAAGCATTAAAAAATTATCATTACCATAACGTGCTGAAACTTCTCTATATAATTTCAAACCCTCATCATGCTCTAAAAGCAAGCTTTCAGCACTTGCATCAACACTTAAATTTTTAACAAAAAAACTAAAAAATACACAAAAGATTAAAGTAATCCCCAAAGTTAGCTTTGGGAAATTAAGAAAGATTTTTAAAATTTTACTTAGCATTATTTAGAAAAATCAACGCTAGAAAGCTTTTCAAGTAAGGTTTTAAAATCACCATTTTGCAAGACATCTTTAAATTGTGAGCGATAAGTTTGTATGATACTTATACCAAAAATATCCACATCATAAATTTGCCAGTCATTATTTTTATCATAAAATTTAAAAATTACAAAATTTTCTTTGCCATCTACTATCATAGAAGTTTTCAAAAAAGCTCTTTTATTTTTTTCTTCTAAATTAATCACTTTTAATTTTTGAGAATCATACAAAGCAAGCTTATCTGTGAAACTTTTTTTAAGATTTTTTTCAAAGGCTTTGTTAAATTCATTTTTTTCATTTTCACTTAATTTTTCATATCTTGTAGAAAGACTAAGTTTAGCCATAAGTTCATAATCAAAAACACCATTAAATAAAGCAAAGATTTCTTGCGCTGCTTTGGTTTTATCGTTTTTATTTTGATCTAAAATTTTTAAGCTCTCATCAATTTTTTCTTGCATAATTTTAGAAATATCTTGCAAATTTAAAGCAAGTGCAAAGACTACACTAAAAAGCAAAGCTATGATTTTTTTCATTTATTCTCCTTATTTGATGAGTTCTTGGCGTCTTTGTTCATACGCATCACGTATAAAAGTATAATAATCTACACTATTTTGGTAAATATCATCTATTTTTTCATACTCAAAACTTAATTCATTTAATTTTAATGCAGCATTTACACCTACTCCAACCCAAAAATTCTCAATATACCCCTCAGGCACCATAAACCAATTCACAGGTAAAGCTAAAGCATCTCTTACATTATAAGGGCCTAAAAGTGGAAGTACTAAGTGTGGTCCACTGCCTACTCCCCATTTACCCAAAGTCGTCCCAAAATCAGCCTCATAACTTTTTAAAGGAGTTTTACTTGCACTATCTAACAAACCAAATCCAAAAAGCACATTCACACAAAATCTTCCAAATTCCTCACCAGCTTTTCTAAATTCTAAACTTAAAAGGTGATTGATAAATCTAAAAGGCGATCTTGTAGTATCAAAAGCATTTTTTACTCCTGTTCTTATAAAACTTGGAGTAACACTTTTATAAGAAAGTGCAACTGGTCTTAAAAAATAAGTATAAAGATCATAATTAAATTTACTCATAGCTTTATTATAGGTATAAAAGCTATCTTTGATTTCCTTTTTTTGATATTCTTGCTCAAAATCTTCAAAGTCATTGGCTAAAATCAAAGTATTAAAAAATAAACACAAGCTTAGTATGTATTTTAACAAGCTTTTTCCTTTTAAAATTTTATAAATTGAAATCGTAAATTATACAAAAATTAAAATAAATTTTTACATTAAAATGCTTTTAAAATATTCTTTAAAAAGATTAAAAATTTTTATTTACTTATAAAATAAGTCTTAGAAAATATGCAAAAAATACAAATTTATTTTTGCTTTTAAAAATAAGCTATAATTTTTTCAAAATTTGCTATTAAAAGGATTAAAAATGAAAAAAATTTTCACCCTACTTTTTTTGTGTATTTTTGGCTATGGCGCTGATGTAAATATCGCTGCAGCTGCAAATGTAGCTTATGCTTTTAAAGCCTTGCAAAAAGAATTTCAAAAAGAAAACCCTGATATTAGTATCAATGTAAGCTTAGGCGCTAGTGGAAATTTAGTTTCGCAAATCAAAAATGGAGCGCCATTTGATATATTTATGGCTGCAAATATGAAATTTGCACAAAGCTTATATGATGATAATTTTGCTAGTACAAAACCTATTATTTATGCTCAAGGGGCTTTAGCTTTACTCAGTGTTAGAATGGATTTAAGCAAAGGATTAGACATACTTAAAGAAGAAAAAGTAAAAATCATCACCATAGCTAATCCCAAAGCTGCTCCTTATGGTCAAGCTAGTATAGAAACTTTACAAAATGCTAAAATTTATGAGCAAACAAAAACTAAAATCATCGAAGCAAAATCCATAGGAGAAGCACTTACTCAAACACTAAAAGCAGCCGATGTGGGTTTTGTAGCAGCAAGTGCTTTATATGAAGATACACTAAAATCTTATAAACTCCAAGAAGGAAAAAATTATATTTTAATCGATCCAAAGCTTTATGAACCAATCAATCAAGGCATTATCATTACTTCTTATGGTAAAGATAATGCCAAAGCTAAGAAATTTTATGATTTTATTTTAAGCAAAAAGGCTAAGGAAATTTTCAAAGCTTATGGCTATAATGTCCCATGATTAAAGCCAAAATAAATACTATAAAAAATCATGAAAATATAAACTGGGTAGAATTTCTTATAAAAAAACATAAATTATATATGCTTGCTTTAGAACTTGATGAAAAAGCAAGCATTAATCAAGAAGTTTTACTTGCTTTTAAAAGTAGCGAATGTCTGCTTAGTAAAAAAAATTTAGAAAACTCATTTTTAAATACCTTTTATGCAAAAATCATTGATATTTTTCAAGGACAAATCATCACTATCGTAAGATTAGAAAATGAAATTTGCACTTTTGAAGCTCAAATTAGTACCCATGAGTTTTTAGAGCAAGACTATCAAAAAAATGATTTTGTATTTGCTTATGTACATCCTAGCGCTTTATTTATCAAAGAGTATTTATGCTAAAACTTGACTTTGAAAAAATCTTTAAAAATAAAGAAAAAGAATTTAAACTTAAGGTTAAATTTGAAGTTAAAGACGGG
This genomic stretch from Campylobacter lari subsp. concheus harbors:
- a CDS encoding ABC transporter substrate-binding protein, with product MKKIIALLFSVVFALALNLQDISKIMQEKIDESLKILDQNKNDKTKAAQEIFALFNGVFDYELMAKLSLSTRYEKLSENEKNEFNKAFEKNLKKSFTDKLALYDSQKLKVINLEEKNKRAFLKTSMIVDGKENFVIFKFYDKNNDWQIYDVDIFGISIIQTYRSQFKDVLQNGDFKTLLEKLSSVDFSK
- a CDS encoding MlaA family lipoprotein, which encodes MLKYILSLCLFFNTLILANDFEDFEQEYQKKEIKDSFYTYNKAMSKFNYDLYTYFLRPVALSYKSVTPSFIRTGVKNAFDTTRSPFRFINHLLSLEFRKAGEEFGRFCVNVLFGFGLLDSASKTPLKSYEADFGTTLGKWGVGSGPHLVLPLLGPYNVRDALALPVNWFMVPEGYIENFWVGVGVNAALKLNELSFEYEKIDDIYQNSVDYYTFIRDAYEQRRQELIK
- a CDS encoding efflux RND transporter permease subunit; protein product: MLSKILKIFLNFPKLTLGITLIFCVFFSFFVKNLSVDASAESLLLEHDEGLKLYREVSARYGNDNFLMLAFAPKYKDIFAKENLETIKNLTLDLEKINGVQKVFSIANAPLLASSKGKELKELIQNIPNIFSQDVDINLAKKEILNQPFYKNNIISKDGTTTGILIYLAPDLVYNDLINSRDNAHNENEKEYFRVLIKKHQENSREFSAKRLEEITKIVSKYSQNGDFLHLGGVEMIANDMINYVKSDLKIYGLSLIGFLFIALWWFFGSLHLVFLALGICVVSLFTSSGIFALLGFDITVVSSNYVALVLIITVSVVIHLIVHFIENLHKHPKASVYKLLLSTLLDKASPSFYAILTTVVGFLSFIFSDIEPIIKLGIMMSLGISVSLILAYIYFASILVLIPRLNFKELNQNSLKFLSFCANASLKHRKVIYGISLFCVAFALYGILQIKVENSFVSYFKDSSRIKQGLLIIDKELGGTMPLDVIVKFKQDSKQNESLDEFEQEFDDLAKDDRYFFSSEKTRIAAKVHEFLSKQKYVGSVLSLQSLLELGKSINDDKALDDFALAFLYENLDENFKKQVLIPFVSVENNELRFSVRMLDSDPNLRRDAFLKQLEKDLKELLQNNNVEVKISGIMPLYNNMLQSLFSSQFDTLAFVVLVIFALFVVIFRSFVYAFVAILANLIPLALVFGLMGILNIPLDIMSITIAAICIGIGVDDMIHYIHRFKEELKHKSLEEAIKASHMGIGSAIYYTSVTIILGFLVMISSNFIPTIYFGLLTVLAMSLLLFGSLFLLPSFILSYHYLKQNYNKATSKSHKAQKQ
- the modA gene encoding molybdate ABC transporter substrate-binding protein, with product MKKIFTLLFLCIFGYGADVNIAAAANVAYAFKALQKEFQKENPDISINVSLGASGNLVSQIKNGAPFDIFMAANMKFAQSLYDDNFASTKPIIYAQGALALLSVRMDLSKGLDILKEEKVKIITIANPKAAPYGQASIETLQNAKIYEQTKTKIIEAKSIGEALTQTLKAADVGFVAASALYEDTLKSYKLQEGKNYILIDPKLYEPINQGIIITSYGKDNAKAKKFYDFILSKKAKEIFKAYGYNVP